The Desulfocurvibacter africanus subsp. africanus DSM 2603 genome contains the following window.
CCTTTATTGCCGTATTCGTGGGTTTTCTGGCCTGCTACGCATTTGCCGAGCAGCTTTTTGACATCCTTATGGAGCCCATGGTGCAGGTGCTCCATAACAGCAACTTTATTTACACTTACCCGCCAGAAGCCTTCTTCACGTACCTCAAAGTCTCCTTTGTAGCCGGCTTCTTTCTCGTCAGCCCCTACCTTTTTTATCAAGTTTGGCTTTTCGTGGCTCCGGGGTTGTATCAGAATGAACGCAAGTACTTGGTGCCCATAGCTATTTTTTCTGCGGTCTTCTTCACTGTCGGGGCGTTATTCGGCTATTTCGTGGTATTCCCCTTCGGCTTCGAGTTCTTCGCCTCCTACTCCACGGACAAGATAGTTTTTACGCCCAAGCTCAGTGAATACTTGAGCTTCGCGCTCAAGCTCCTGTTCGCCTTCGGCGTTGTCTTCGAGCTGCCGCTGGTCATCTTCTTCCTGGCCCGATTGGGGTTGGTCACGGCCCAGGGTCTGCGCCGGGTGCGCAAGTACGCCATCCTGGTCATCTTCATCGTGGCGGCCATCCTCACTCCGCCCGATGTGTTCACTCAGACCCTCATGGCCGGACCAATGATTCTTCTCTATGAGTTTGGCATCATCGCGGCGCATCTCTTTGGGAAGGAAAAGAAGAAACCGGCTGCGGATGAAGACGAGGAAAACAGCGCAGAGGCCGAATAGCTTATCCCCGGCTCCCCGGACATAGCATCCGAGAGCGTCGTTGTTCCCAGGGGGGCATTTCGTGTAGCATTGCTCAGCACAAGGGGAATCGCATGAATCCGCGCAATGCGGCCGTAAGCCGCGAAACCAGGGAAACGTGCATTAACGTACGCCTCGACCTAGATGGCACGGGCAAGACAGAGGTCAGTACAGGCTTCGGGTTCGCCGATCATATGCTTACGCTCATGGCTTTCTGGGCCGGTTTTGATCTGAACCTGTCCTGTCGTGGCGACCTGCATATTGATGCGCATCATACCCTGGAGGATGTGGGCTTGTG
Protein-coding sequences here:
- the tatC gene encoding twin-arginine translocase subunit TatC, which produces MTLTEHLNELRKRLIRSFIAVFVGFLACYAFAEQLFDILMEPMVQVLHNSNFIYTYPPEAFFTYLKVSFVAGFFLVSPYLFYQVWLFVAPGLYQNERKYLVPIAIFSAVFFTVGALFGYFVVFPFGFEFFASYSTDKIVFTPKLSEYLSFALKLLFAFGVVFELPLVIFFLARLGLVTAQGLRRVRKYAILVIFIVAAILTPPDVFTQTLMAGPMILLYEFGIIAAHLFGKEKKKPAADEDEENSAEAE